A genomic segment from Nitrosopumilus sp. K4 encodes:
- a CDS encoding ABC transporter ATP-binding protein, whose protein sequence is MAFLTVKDLYAEYLTSKGSVYALNDIDFQIDSGESLGIAGESACGKSTLGLSIMRMLLGGKANGKIIFDGDSLLDLSESQFGKEYRWKKISMIFQGAMNSLDPVFSIDEQFREVLKQHNFEGNSEELISDAIKSVNLDQNILKKFPHELSGGMKQRVIIAMALLLKPKLVIADEPTTALDVLIQAQIVNLLKKLKKEGMSIMLITHDLAVLSEIADKIGIMYSGQMVEFGSSEEIYKNPKHPYTKALLESIPRLRGSPPKYIQGNPPSLLEPPTQCKFIDRCPLAVEKCKHVPPKFKTNTGYVQCWLYDDEK, encoded by the coding sequence ATGGCCTTTTTGACTGTTAAAGATTTGTACGCAGAATATCTTACATCAAAGGGATCGGTCTATGCATTAAACGATATTGATTTTCAAATAGACTCAGGTGAGTCTTTGGGAATAGCAGGTGAAAGTGCTTGTGGAAAAAGCACTTTAGGTCTGTCTATAATGAGGATGCTTTTGGGAGGAAAGGCAAATGGGAAAATAATTTTTGATGGTGATTCTTTATTGGACTTGTCTGAATCTCAATTTGGCAAAGAATATCGCTGGAAGAAAATCTCTATGATTTTTCAAGGAGCTATGAATTCTCTTGATCCTGTATTTTCTATTGATGAGCAATTTCGTGAAGTTCTCAAACAACATAATTTTGAAGGAAATTCTGAAGAGTTAATTTCAGATGCAATAAAATCCGTAAATCTTGATCAAAACATTCTCAAAAAATTTCCCCATGAGCTTAGTGGTGGGATGAAACAAAGAGTGATCATCGCAATGGCCTTGTTGCTAAAACCTAAACTCGTCATAGCCGATGAACCTACAACTGCATTAGATGTGCTGATTCAGGCTCAAATTGTTAACTTGTTAAAAAAACTCAAAAAAGAAGGAATGTCTATCATGTTAATCACTCATGACTTGGCCGTGTTATCTGAAATTGCTGATAAAATTGGAATAATGTACAGTGGTCAAATGGTTGAATTTGGTTCTTCAGAAGAAATTTACAAAAACCCAAAACATCCGTACACAAAAGCATTACTTGAATCAATCCCTCGTCTTAGGGGATCACCTCCAAAATATATCCAAGGAAATCCTCCGTCTCTTTTAGAACCGCCAACGCAATGTAAATTTATTGACAGATGTCCTCTTGCAGTTGAAAAATGCAAACATGTGCCTCCTAAATTTAAAACTAATACTGGATATGTACAGTGTTGGCTATATGATGATGAAAAATAA
- a CDS encoding DUF6659 family protein: MAKKDYQAVCDSIAAISPYIRFVGIIGKGGDLVAYRRRADLKPFLNAKDTQYQFSHIAIKTDMEAFFDKNLGEVEFVWEERKKVQTISFAIKNHRVWISIDKKVIRTEMLRIIDSCLPIVKKFS, translated from the coding sequence ATGGCAAAAAAAGATTATCAAGCAGTTTGTGATTCAATTGCAGCAATTAGCCCATACATTAGATTTGTAGGCATAATAGGTAAAGGAGGAGATCTAGTAGCATATAGAAGAAGGGCGGATCTAAAACCATTTCTGAATGCCAAGGACACTCAATACCAATTTTCCCACATTGCTATCAAAACAGACATGGAGGCGTTTTTTGACAAGAATTTAGGAGAAGTGGAATTTGTATGGGAAGAAAGGAAGAAAGTTCAGACAATTTCATTTGCCATAAAAAACCACAGGGTTTGGATTTCAATTGATAAAAAAGTCATCAGAACAGAAATGCTAAGAATTATTGATTCATGTTTACCAATAGTAAAAAAATTCTCTTAG
- a CDS encoding DedA family protein has translation MDFTDLFPFAPEVGYLGLGLVNFFGSLVPFVPLPGFLLLATMSVGDQFDIHLLAIVSALTATVAKQIIFYVSYGGRRIINEKTRKRMRPFERLVKRYGAGAAFFAAATPVPDDLVYVPLGLAKYNPKKFFIATLTGKIVLSYTIVLISHHLGLSLVEPFLEDVEDTTPVYIGIIIFGAMMTSVVILLLRLDWQRILGKFAPWTLDENNDD, from the coding sequence GTGGATTTTACTGACCTATTTCCATTTGCTCCGGAAGTGGGTTATCTGGGATTGGGATTAGTAAATTTCTTTGGATCTCTAGTTCCTTTTGTTCCCTTGCCTGGCTTTCTTTTACTTGCTACTATGTCCGTAGGTGATCAATTTGACATTCATCTGTTGGCTATTGTTTCAGCATTGACTGCAACTGTTGCAAAACAGATAATCTTCTATGTGAGTTATGGCGGTCGTCGTATCATAAACGAAAAGACTAGAAAACGAATGCGTCCTTTTGAAAGACTAGTTAAAAGATATGGTGCAGGTGCAGCGTTTTTTGCAGCAGCAACACCTGTCCCTGATGATTTAGTGTATGTGCCATTGGGTCTTGCAAAATACAATCCAAAAAAATTCTTTATTGCAACTCTTACTGGAAAAATCGTTTTAAGTTACACAATAGTTCTGATCTCTCATCATCTAGGATTATCTTTAGTAGAACCATTTTTAGAAGATGTTGAAGATACTACTCCTGTTTATATTGGAATTATTATATTTGGTGCAATGATGACCTCTGTTGTTATCTTGTTGCTTAGACTTGATTGGCAAAGAATATTGGGCAAATTTGCACCTTGGACTCTTGATGAAAACAATGATGACTAA
- a CDS encoding DNA-3-methyladenine glycosylase: protein MNILPREFYLQNTVTVAKKLLGKKIVRNLGEHKIIGIITETEAYRHKDDPASHAFRRKTERNRAMFEQVGRAYVYFTYGMYYCFNVVARDPKFEAGAVLIRAIKPELGIKIMEKNRKITDIRKLANGPAKLTQAFQITKDQYGVDLTKKSEVFITEGIQESKKIISSPRIGIKQATEKRWNFKIKI, encoded by the coding sequence TTGAATATACTTCCTAGAGAATTTTATTTGCAAAATACTGTAACGGTTGCAAAGAAACTGTTAGGGAAAAAAATAGTTAGGAATCTAGGCGAGCATAAAATCATAGGCATCATTACAGAAACTGAAGCATACAGACACAAAGATGATCCTGCAAGCCATGCGTTTAGAAGAAAAACAGAAAGAAACAGAGCAATGTTTGAGCAAGTAGGTAGAGCATATGTCTATTTTACATATGGAATGTATTATTGCTTTAACGTAGTTGCAAGAGACCCAAAATTTGAAGCAGGAGCAGTTTTAATTCGAGCTATCAAGCCTGAACTAGGCATAAAAATTATGGAAAAAAATAGAAAAATTACAGACATCAGGAAATTAGCAAACGGTCCTGCAAAACTTACACAGGCATTTCAAATCACAAAAGATCAATATGGAGTAGATTTGACAAAAAAATCAGAAGTGTTCATTACAGAAGGAATTCAAGAATCAAAGAAAATTATTTCCAGTCCAAGAATAGGCATAAAACAAGCAACTGAAAAGAGATGGAATTTTAAGATCAAAATTTAG
- a CDS encoding uracil-DNA glycosylase, with translation MTIETIRKKVIECTKCDLCKTRTKSVPGKGNFQADVIFVGEAPGRNEDQRGEPFVGVAGKRLTMALESIGVSRDSVYITNVVKCRPPNNRVPSVLERNTCKEYLQKEIEIINPRIICILGNTAFNSILGGSEITKFRGKIVRKNNQLYFLTVHPAATIYNQELIEVLKSDIERLFNTIKELKNNNQIKIDIEYTS, from the coding sequence ATGACAATTGAAACAATCAGAAAAAAAGTAATTGAATGTACAAAATGTGATCTGTGTAAAACAAGGACAAAATCAGTTCCAGGAAAGGGGAATTTTCAAGCAGATGTGATTTTTGTAGGAGAAGCACCTGGAAGAAACGAGGATCAGAGAGGAGAGCCATTTGTAGGAGTTGCAGGAAAAAGACTCACAATGGCATTAGAAAGCATAGGAGTTTCAAGAGATTCAGTATACATTACAAATGTTGTAAAGTGCAGACCTCCAAACAACAGAGTTCCAAGTGTTTTAGAAAGAAACACATGTAAAGAATATCTTCAAAAAGAGATAGAAATCATCAATCCAAGAATTATTTGTATTTTAGGAAATACAGCATTTAATTCAATTTTAGGAGGTTCGGAAATCACGAAATTTAGAGGTAAAATAGTTAGAAAGAATAATCAATTGTATTTTCTCACAGTCCATCCAGCAGCTACAATCTACAATCAGGAATTAATCGAAGTATTAAAATCAGATATTGAAAGATTATTCAATACAATAAAAGAATTAAAAAACAATAATCAAATAAAAATAGATATTGAATATACTTCCTAG
- a CDS encoding TldD/PmbA family protein, whose amino-acid sequence MNSALQDFADKAISFSLNSGAQYADIRAEEQNRESITIENKEIENAKKKLEKGIGIRVLKNGAWGFASITNPRSFKEIEGKIIQALKNSDYSSNTKKTKIKLYKVPSRKIKKDFPVLKNPNTEELIKIGIECNKIILERPRIIKAITNPWICQTSKYFANSEGSKILQEYTDTVIDMIATSHESGITQSVNTTEGGRGGLEMILEKNTAVNSAVKISEKASQLIDAKPTKEENARVIMNPDFVALLTHEILGHPSEADRVLGKEMAWAGGAWWKGKTGEKVGSKELNVFDDPTIKQSLGWYYFDDEGVESQRTTLIEKGILKNHMQNRETAITFDSKPTGNMRATSFMFMPLIRMACTCIAGGNWKQEEMIKDVKNGYLVSNMKIPSIDMKRYNWSISCQYAQKIENGEITELLRDVIVMGTAPEFFNSIDACGDDFTIRPITNCGKGDPMQSMIMGNGGPSIRGRATIKSVR is encoded by the coding sequence ATGAATTCAGCGCTGCAAGACTTTGCGGATAAAGCAATATCATTTTCACTTAATTCAGGTGCCCAATACGCAGACATTAGAGCAGAAGAGCAGAACAGAGAGTCAATAACAATAGAAAACAAAGAGATTGAAAATGCCAAGAAAAAATTAGAAAAAGGCATAGGAATCAGAGTATTAAAAAACGGGGCATGGGGATTTGCCTCAATAACAAATCCACGATCATTTAAAGAGATCGAGGGAAAAATCATACAAGCACTAAAAAATTCAGACTATTCATCAAATACAAAAAAAACAAAAATCAAATTGTACAAAGTACCATCAAGAAAAATAAAAAAAGATTTTCCAGTTTTAAAAAATCCAAATACAGAGGAATTAATCAAAATAGGAATAGAATGCAATAAGATAATTTTAGAAAGACCACGAATCATAAAAGCAATCACTAATCCATGGATTTGCCAAACTTCAAAATACTTTGCAAATAGCGAAGGTTCCAAAATATTACAAGAATACACAGATACCGTCATAGATATGATTGCAACATCGCATGAATCAGGTATAACTCAGTCAGTAAACACAACGGAAGGGGGAAGAGGAGGGTTAGAGATGATTTTGGAAAAAAACACAGCTGTAAATAGCGCAGTAAAAATTTCAGAAAAAGCTTCTCAATTAATTGACGCAAAACCGACAAAAGAAGAAAATGCTAGAGTAATAATGAATCCAGATTTTGTTGCATTGTTAACACATGAAATTTTAGGACATCCATCTGAAGCAGATAGAGTATTAGGTAAAGAAATGGCATGGGCAGGAGGAGCATGGTGGAAAGGGAAAACAGGGGAAAAAGTTGGTTCAAAGGAGCTAAATGTTTTTGATGATCCAACAATCAAACAAAGTTTAGGATGGTATTATTTTGATGACGAAGGGGTAGAATCACAAAGAACCACTCTAATTGAGAAAGGAATTTTGAAAAATCATATGCAAAACAGAGAGACAGCAATTACTTTTGATTCAAAACCAACAGGAAACATGAGGGCAACTAGCTTTATGTTCATGCCGTTGATCAGAATGGCATGCACATGTATTGCAGGAGGAAATTGGAAACAAGAAGAAATGATAAAAGATGTAAAAAACGGATACCTGGTTTCAAACATGAAAATCCCATCAATAGACATGAAGCGATATAATTGGAGTATTTCATGCCAATATGCTCAAAAAATAGAGAATGGAGAGATAACGGAGTTGCTCAGAGACGTCATAGTCATGGGCACTGCGCCTGAATTTTTCAATTCTATTGATGCGTGTGGAGATGATTTTACAATAAGACCAATTACAAATTGTGGAAAAGGAGATCCAATGCAATCAATGATAATGGGCAATGGAGGTCCTTCAATCAGAGGAAGGGCCACAATAAAGAGTGTAAGATAG
- a CDS encoding cell wall metabolism sensor histidine kinase WalK, translated as MKIITKSYLLVGILVGVAIFNLALLYQGEIEDNKQSTAVIKTGDIKVAAESISALAISVANGNEEDKQKLEREIQNTEKRIEILRVGGTLKGLEVDPIPNSMKNAHSNMADAWNDFKESALKVETTPVFDSDATSSVNYLLQKNNDLVLLSNELIRDFETLDRDFNRHKEIANELAEYSKEIGQMILLISIGEGESVQKELEVKKTQYEIGLRKLLNVPTQGIDVEMYGMTHEDLEPIPRVNSETLRKIDPLWESMRIRINTLEERALLSPEFNTAKDELESKKIELGLKIDNVLELWNRELVKQGSEGQIIFQVLLGVNIVVFIIVLFIIRESISPLDSINRGLSKIKEGVYGEELKVKSTDEIGELANTFNIMSKTIKEKEEEARKNDIAKDEFLAMVTHELKTPLVPIQGYADILLSEHLGKLTEKQKERINIIKSSSETLLSIISDLLDAQKLELGQLKMKKEHVNIKDTILKTVENLKPFAAESNTEIITNVFDTTVNHDPERIKQVLSNLIKNSINAIQNKKGIIQINLEDIGDKIRIKVKDNGVGIPIEKQKDLFKKFYQVDASLTREKGGSGLGLAICKGIVENHGGEISVKTNINEGAEFSFSLPKDYDVKGSPI; from the coding sequence GTGAAGATTATCACCAAGTCTTATTTGTTAGTTGGGATTTTAGTAGGAGTAGCCATATTCAATCTAGCATTATTATATCAAGGAGAAATAGAAGACAACAAACAGTCAACGGCAGTCATAAAAACAGGAGACATCAAAGTAGCAGCTGAATCCATATCCGCACTTGCGATATCTGTGGCAAATGGAAATGAAGAGGACAAACAGAAACTAGAGAGAGAAATACAAAATACAGAGAAAAGAATAGAGATACTCAGAGTAGGTGGAACCCTGAAGGGGTTAGAAGTTGATCCAATTCCAAACTCGATGAAAAATGCACACAGCAATATGGCAGATGCATGGAATGATTTCAAAGAATCTGCATTAAAGGTGGAAACAACACCTGTTTTTGACTCAGATGCAACGAGTTCGGTAAATTATTTATTACAAAAAAATAATGACTTGGTATTATTATCAAATGAATTAATTAGAGATTTTGAAACACTAGATAGAGATTTTAACAGACATAAAGAAATTGCAAATGAACTCGCAGAATACTCAAAAGAAATTGGTCAGATGATTTTACTAATCAGTATCGGTGAAGGTGAGAGCGTTCAAAAAGAGTTAGAGGTTAAAAAAACACAATACGAAATTGGTTTAAGGAAATTACTCAACGTACCTACACAAGGAATAGACGTAGAAATGTACGGAATGACACATGAAGATTTAGAACCAATACCCAGAGTAAATTCAGAAACATTAAGAAAAATAGATCCACTATGGGAATCAATGCGTATTAGGATCAATACGCTTGAAGAGAGAGCATTGTTATCACCAGAATTCAATACAGCCAAAGATGAATTAGAATCTAAAAAGATAGAACTGGGTCTAAAAATTGACAATGTTCTAGAATTATGGAATCGTGAATTAGTAAAGCAGGGATCAGAAGGCCAAATAATTTTCCAAGTGTTGTTGGGAGTCAACATAGTAGTTTTCATAATAGTTTTGTTTATTATCAGAGAATCCATCTCGCCTCTTGATTCAATCAATAGAGGATTATCAAAAATCAAAGAAGGTGTGTATGGAGAGGAGTTGAAAGTCAAATCCACAGATGAGATTGGAGAGTTAGCCAACACATTCAACATAATGTCTAAGACAATTAAAGAGAAAGAAGAAGAAGCAAGGAAAAATGATATTGCGAAAGATGAGTTTTTGGCAATGGTTACTCATGAATTGAAAACGCCGCTTGTGCCAATCCAAGGATATGCAGACATTTTACTCAGCGAGCATTTAGGGAAACTAACAGAAAAACAGAAAGAAAGAATCAATATCATAAAATCCAGTTCTGAAACGCTATTATCAATCATATCAGATTTACTTGATGCACAAAAATTGGAATTAGGACAATTAAAAATGAAAAAAGAACATGTCAACATTAAAGACACAATTCTAAAAACAGTTGAAAATCTAAAGCCTTTTGCTGCAGAGTCAAATACAGAAATCATTACAAATGTATTTGATACTACAGTTAATCATGATCCAGAGAGAATCAAACAAGTACTATCTAATCTAATCAAAAACAGCATTAATGCAATTCAAAATAAAAAAGGAATCATCCAAATCAACTTAGAAGATATTGGAGATAAGATTAGAATAAAGGTAAAAGACAACGGAGTAGGGATTCCAATTGAAAAACAAAAGGATCTTTTCAAAAAATTCTATCAAGTAGATGCATCATTGACCAGAGAAAAAGGAGGTAGTGGATTAGGATTGGCAATTTGTAAGGGAATTGTTGAAAATCACGGAGGGGAAATTTCAGTTAAAACCAACATAAATGAAGGGGCAGAGTTTTCATTCAGTCTGCCTAAAGATTACGATGTCAAGGGGTCACCAATTTAG
- a CDS encoding Hpt domain-containing protein has product MSVSDDFVALATKEINEEINGIETILKSLSTDDDVFTNAKKLQRHTHKIKGLAPMMGKESVGEVASELDNILKKIIDGKKYELLKVLQNSVREIKSSMNDSSYSLLELKKKISELTLSDD; this is encoded by the coding sequence ATGTCTGTATCAGATGATTTTGTGGCTTTAGCTACAAAAGAAATCAACGAAGAAATTAATGGAATTGAAACTATTTTGAAATCTTTGTCTACTGATGATGATGTTTTTACCAATGCTAAAAAATTACAAAGACACACTCACAAAATTAAAGGATTGGCGCCTATGATGGGAAAGGAGAGTGTTGGAGAAGTGGCATCTGAATTAGACAATATTCTCAAAAAAATAATTGATGGAAAAAAATATGAATTGCTTAAAGTTTTACAAAATTCAGTAAGGGAAATTAAAAGTTCGATGAATGACTCTTCTTATAGTTTATTGGAACTAAAAAAGAAAATTTCAGAACTAACTTTGTCTGATGACTGA
- a CDS encoding response regulator codes for MAKILIADDSDAIRLVLKDILQIGEHEIVGEAIDGAEAVELFNSLNPDILLLDLAMPKKDGLTVLNEIIPHNPKAKVILITASDDQKIISSCMNAGAMSYISKPFDFNKVLQSINDVLGK; via the coding sequence ATGGCAAAAATCCTGATTGCTGATGACTCTGATGCAATTCGACTTGTTTTGAAAGATATTTTACAAATTGGTGAGCATGAAATTGTTGGTGAAGCAATTGATGGGGCAGAGGCTGTTGAACTTTTTAATTCTCTTAACCCTGATATCTTATTGCTTGATTTGGCAATGCCTAAGAAAGACGGTCTAACTGTACTAAATGAAATAATTCCTCACAATCCAAAGGCTAAGGTGATTTTGATTACTGCAAGCGATGATCAAAAAATAATTTCCTCTTGTATGAATGCAGGCGCAATGTCTTATATCTCAAAACCTTTTGATTTTAACAAAGTATTGCAATCAATAAATGATGTTTTGGGAAAGTAA
- a CDS encoding PINc/VapC family ATPase, with the protein MSKIVVDTSVIINGQLIFQIESGNVQNSEIIIPQAVFDELQSQASQKKETGFVGLEEIKKLKDISSNFGLEISIQGNHPTVDEIKMAGSGRIDALIKDLAKQNKASLYTSDKVQHLVAQAEGVESVLIKPTPKETQLEFLKYFDSETMSVHLKENLSPLAKKGKPGTFALTKLSDDVLSKDYLEFMATQILEAAKISDSSTIEISKTGASVIQHNDYRVAITRPPFSEAFEITIVHPIVKLSLEDYDISEQLMQRFSDRAEGIVISGAPGSGKSTLASGLANFYHNTGKIVKTFESPRDLQVDPGITQYTKLDGSFDNTADILLLVRPDYTIFDEVRRREDFRTFADLRLTGVGMVGVVHANSPLDAIQRFIGKIELGIIPNVLDTVVFVKDGRIEKVYDLELKVKVPTGMTESDLARPVIEIRNFADNVLEHEIYTFGEENVIVPVAKRVQKVGIEKLAEDKIRDTFKRYDSRAEVQILSDNRVRVLVDKTSIPAIIGRGGSNINDIEKQLNVHIDVEEKGVHSDSIDSGDLPFVFSESKTALVLTVSREYTAMHADIYVGEKYVTSLRIGKKGQIKIPKRSDIARNLMQLASSQNDIHIFLKDF; encoded by the coding sequence TTGTCAAAGATAGTTGTTGATACAAGTGTTATAATTAACGGACAATTGATATTTCAAATAGAGTCTGGTAATGTTCAAAATTCTGAAATTATTATACCTCAAGCAGTATTTGATGAACTGCAATCACAAGCATCTCAGAAAAAAGAAACAGGGTTTGTTGGTCTTGAAGAGATAAAAAAACTAAAAGACATTTCAAGTAATTTTGGTTTAGAAATTTCTATCCAAGGAAATCACCCTACTGTTGATGAAATCAAAATGGCTGGGAGTGGAAGAATTGACGCACTAATCAAAGATCTAGCAAAACAAAACAAAGCCTCGCTTTATACTTCTGACAAAGTTCAACATTTAGTGGCTCAAGCTGAAGGAGTGGAATCCGTTCTCATCAAACCGACTCCAAAAGAAACTCAGTTGGAATTTTTAAAATATTTTGACTCAGAAACAATGAGTGTCCATCTTAAAGAAAATCTTTCCCCGTTAGCCAAAAAAGGAAAACCTGGAACATTTGCATTAACTAAACTATCTGATGATGTTTTATCAAAAGACTATTTGGAATTTATGGCAACACAAATTTTAGAGGCTGCAAAAATTTCTGATTCTAGCACTATTGAAATTTCTAAAACAGGTGCTTCAGTAATACAACATAATGATTATAGGGTTGCAATTACTCGCCCACCCTTTTCTGAAGCATTTGAGATAACCATTGTGCATCCAATTGTAAAATTATCTCTTGAAGATTATGATATTTCTGAACAATTAATGCAGAGATTTTCTGATAGGGCCGAAGGCATTGTTATCTCCGGAGCTCCTGGCTCTGGAAAAAGTACTTTGGCATCTGGTCTTGCTAATTTCTATCACAACACAGGAAAAATCGTCAAAACATTCGAGTCTCCGAGAGATCTTCAAGTTGATCCTGGAATTACCCAATACACAAAACTTGATGGAAGTTTTGATAATACTGCTGATATCTTATTGCTTGTCCGACCTGATTATACAATCTTTGATGAGGTACGAAGACGTGAGGATTTTAGAACATTTGCCGATTTACGATTGACTGGTGTTGGTATGGTTGGTGTAGTTCATGCAAATTCCCCTCTTGATGCTATTCAGAGATTTATTGGAAAAATAGAACTGGGCATCATCCCAAACGTACTTGATACAGTTGTTTTTGTTAAAGACGGCAGGATAGAAAAAGTCTATGATTTAGAACTTAAGGTAAAGGTCCCAACAGGGATGACCGAATCTGATTTGGCAAGGCCTGTAATCGAGATTAGAAATTTTGCAGACAATGTGTTGGAACATGAAATCTATACGTTTGGAGAAGAAAATGTAATTGTACCCGTCGCAAAAAGAGTTCAAAAAGTTGGGATCGAGAAATTAGCTGAAGACAAAATTCGTGATACTTTTAAAAGATATGACTCTCGTGCTGAAGTGCAAATATTATCTGATAACCGAGTACGTGTTTTAGTTGACAAGACTTCAATTCCTGCAATTATTGGAAGAGGCGGATCTAACATCAATGACATTGAAAAGCAACTAAATGTGCATATTGATGTTGAAGAAAAAGGAGTTCACTCTGATTCTATCGATTCTGGTGATTTGCCCTTTGTCTTCTCCGAATCTAAAACAGCTCTTGTTCTTACTGTTAGTAGGGAATACACTGCAATGCATGCTGACATTTATGTTGGTGAAAAATATGTAACATCTCTTCGAATTGGGAAAAAAGGCCAAATTAAAATTCCAAAACGCTCTGATATAGCAAGAAATCTGATGCAGCTTGCATCTTCTCAAAATGATATTCACATATTCCTCAAAGATTTTTAA